A genomic region of Psychrobacter sp. M13 contains the following coding sequences:
- a CDS encoding efflux RND transporter periplasmic adaptor subunit: protein MKHSYLALVIASVLSTAVLVGCDKKEDADPAAAQQQMPPAVVNVQTVTLGVVPQVQTFSGRTTAFQTADVRPQVNGIIDEILFREGSNVKKGQPLYRINTDNYATSIASGEAAVQQAQANLQTALANNANAKAELISRQASLAQAINDFQRLRGLVEIDAISKQQYDQAQTAVYTAQAAVESAKAAVGQTQAGIESSKAGIQSAKSGLDASTLELNRTIVRAPITGRSDRSTATAGSLVSASQANPMVTISRLDPIYVDISQSSSELLKLRQQISEGKAQAGMNSVELVLEDGSVYPITGKLALSEAKVDESTGAVTLRAVFPNSNNVLLPGMYVSARLTQSVINNAALVPQSAVMRSTKSETQVYIVDKDNKIQVRPVTINGTYNGNWVVTDGLKNGDKVVIIGGSKVKPEQEVVAKPLEDPNSAPSASSNAQAAVKTPQQAAKSMDESTGDSPNNTKAAATN from the coding sequence ATGAAGCACTCATATCTTGCGCTGGTAATAGCATCTGTATTATCGACAGCGGTTCTAGTCGGCTGTGACAAAAAAGAGGACGCTGACCCTGCTGCCGCGCAGCAACAAATGCCACCTGCTGTTGTCAACGTCCAAACGGTAACTTTAGGCGTCGTACCGCAAGTACAGACGTTCTCTGGTCGTACGACAGCTTTTCAAACTGCTGATGTCCGTCCACAGGTGAACGGCATTATTGACGAGATATTGTTCCGTGAAGGCAGCAATGTCAAAAAAGGTCAGCCTTTGTATCGTATCAATACCGACAATTATGCAACCTCTATAGCGAGCGGTGAAGCCGCCGTTCAACAGGCACAAGCTAACTTGCAAACAGCACTTGCCAATAACGCTAATGCCAAGGCTGAACTGATTAGTCGTCAAGCCTCACTAGCGCAAGCGATCAATGACTTTCAACGTCTGCGAGGGTTAGTTGAGATCGATGCTATCTCTAAGCAACAATATGACCAAGCACAGACAGCGGTCTACACAGCACAAGCGGCTGTTGAGAGTGCAAAAGCGGCTGTTGGTCAAACTCAAGCTGGTATAGAGAGCTCAAAAGCAGGTATTCAAAGCGCTAAGTCAGGTTTGGATGCCAGCACGTTAGAGTTAAACCGTACTATCGTACGTGCTCCTATCACAGGTCGTAGTGACCGCTCAACAGCGACCGCAGGCTCACTAGTTAGTGCCAGTCAAGCAAATCCTATGGTGACTATTTCGCGCTTAGATCCTATCTACGTTGATATTAGTCAATCCTCCTCTGAGCTACTAAAGTTGCGTCAGCAAATCTCAGAAGGCAAAGCGCAAGCAGGTATGAATAGTGTTGAGCTAGTATTAGAAGACGGTAGCGTCTATCCGATAACCGGCAAACTAGCATTATCAGAGGCCAAAGTAGATGAGTCAACAGGTGCCGTGACGCTACGTGCCGTATTCCCTAATAGCAATAATGTGCTATTGCCAGGTATGTATGTCTCCGCCCGTCTGACTCAGAGTGTTATCAATAACGCCGCTTTAGTACCACAAAGTGCGGTGATGCGCTCTACCAAAAGCGAAACCCAAGTATATATTGTCGATAAAGACAATAAAATCCAAGTGCGTCCCGTTACTATTAATGGCACTTACAATGGCAACTGGGTGGTCACTGATGGTCTAAAAAATGGCGATAAAGTAGTCATTATCGGTGGTTCCAAAGTCAAACCTGAACAAGAAGTCGTCGCTAAACCATTAGAAGACCCGAATTCTGCCCCATCTGCATCAAGTAATGCTCAAGCTGCTGTCAAAACACCACAGCAAGCTGCAAAATCGATGGATGAGTCAACGGGTGACAGCCCTAACAATACTAAAGCTGCCGCCACTAACTAA
- a CDS encoding polyprenyl synthetase family protein: MTSTSLTDSTSSVSLSAPNTAPSYADIQSIVASDFEIMDKQVFGSLNSKVQLVMSVSQHVINAGGKRMRPLITLLCARMLNDAPSQQAMHLAAITEMLHTATLVHDDVIDESGQRRGKPTANATWDNATAVLVGDYLIARSFNLLVDFESLPLLKLFSDGTCDIAEGEVLQLQHQHNPSALEADYLRIIDGKTSRLFMMATQGAAILQDQTQYMPALADFGQHFGNAFQIIDDVLDYSGDSELMGKNLGDDLSEGKPTLPTIKALELLKNSNQAGYEQLRIAVQTGKTPNAEQLIALVRDSGSLAYCTQRALEETRLAQQALNQLPDNRYRQGLYQLTEMASARLV, from the coding sequence ATGACTAGCACCTCTTTAACCGATTCAACATCTTCTGTTTCGCTATCTGCACCAAACACTGCACCGAGTTATGCCGATATTCAAAGCATCGTAGCAAGCGACTTTGAGATCATGGACAAACAAGTTTTTGGCAGTCTCAACTCCAAAGTTCAGCTGGTAATGAGTGTCTCTCAGCATGTGATCAATGCTGGCGGCAAACGCATGCGTCCACTAATTACTTTGCTATGTGCACGCATGCTCAATGATGCGCCCTCGCAGCAGGCGATGCATTTAGCTGCCATTACTGAGATGCTGCATACGGCCACTCTAGTGCATGATGATGTGATTGATGAGTCGGGTCAGCGCCGTGGCAAGCCGACCGCTAATGCAACTTGGGATAATGCGACTGCGGTGTTGGTCGGCGATTATCTCATTGCCCGCTCGTTCAATTTATTAGTAGATTTTGAGAGCTTGCCATTGCTCAAGCTATTCTCTGACGGCACTTGTGATATTGCTGAAGGTGAAGTATTACAACTACAGCACCAACACAACCCTAGCGCGCTTGAGGCCGATTATTTGCGCATCATCGATGGCAAAACCTCACGATTATTTATGATGGCCACCCAAGGCGCAGCTATTTTGCAAGATCAGACTCAGTACATGCCAGCATTAGCTGACTTTGGTCAGCATTTTGGTAACGCTTTTCAAATTATTGATGATGTGCTTGATTATAGTGGAGACAGCGAATTAATGGGTAAGAACTTAGGTGATGATTTGAGTGAGGGCAAACCGACTTTACCGACTATCAAAGCCCTTGAGCTATTAAAGAATAGTAATCAAGCAGGCTACGAACAGCTGCGCATAGCTGTACAAACAGGCAAAACCCCTAACGCTGAGCAATTGATTGCTTTAGTGCGGGATTCTGGCTCATTGGCTTATTGTACCCAGCGCGCGCTTGAAGAAACACGCTTGGCTCAGCAGGCATTGAATCAGTTGCCTGACAATCGTTATCGCCAAGGGCTGTATCAGTTAACTGAAATGGCTAGTGCGCGTTTAGTGTAA
- the rplU gene encoding 50S ribosomal protein L21, protein MYAVIKTGGKQHRVVVDELLRVELLKAETGETIKFEDVLMVVDGDTVKIGQPVVEGASVEVEVVEHGRGEKIRIIKHNRRKHYHKEQGHRQWYTLLKIKAINA, encoded by the coding sequence ATGTACGCAGTAATCAAAACTGGTGGTAAACAGCACCGTGTAGTCGTTGACGAGTTGCTTAGAGTTGAATTGCTTAAAGCTGAAACTGGCGAAACAATCAAATTTGAAGACGTATTGATGGTTGTTGATGGTGATACCGTCAAAATCGGTCAACCAGTCGTTGAAGGCGCTAGTGTGGAAGTGGAAGTGGTTGAACATGGTCGTGGCGAAAAAATCCGCATCATCAAGCACAACCGTCGTAAGCATTATCACAAAGAGCAAGGTCACCGCCAATGGTACACCTTGTTAAAAATCAAAGCGATTAATGCTTAA
- the rpmA gene encoding 50S ribosomal protein L27: MAHKKAAGSSRNGRDSNPKMLGVKIFGGQTIVAGNIIVRQRGTEFHAGEGVGMGRDHTLFALNDGVVKFATKGKFNRRYVMVESA, encoded by the coding sequence ATGGCACATAAGAAAGCTGCCGGTTCAAGCCGTAACGGTCGTGACTCAAACCCAAAAATGCTTGGCGTAAAAATCTTTGGTGGTCAGACCATCGTTGCTGGTAACATCATCGTTCGTCAACGTGGTACAGAATTCCACGCAGGCGAAGGCGTTGGTATGGGTCGTGACCATACTTTATTTGCACTAAATGACGGTGTGGTAAAGTTTGCGACCAAAGGTAAATTTAACCGTCGTTATGTGATGGTTGAAAGCGCTTAA
- the lolA gene encoding outer membrane lipoprotein chaperone LolA has translation MSLSTKQTTTIKQKLMGGALAGVLLTSFGVAAPMMALTQTANAAPADNLTAAKRLNKLLTNTKSMTASFSQTTKGASSGSFTGTMSVQRPNNFRWETKSPSQQLIVANGSSMWIYDKDLEQATKQAVDSQVGNTPALLLSGDPSKIDKNFKITQPYDNKNYYVLYPKSDNASFKNLSISFSGGKPVMMVLNDTLGQTTSIKFSGIKLNPSISSSQFKFTPPKGVDVINQ, from the coding sequence ATGAGTTTATCAACTAAACAAACTACGACGATAAAGCAAAAACTAATGGGCGGCGCGTTAGCAGGCGTACTGCTAACCAGTTTTGGTGTGGCTGCCCCTATGATGGCATTAACTCAAACTGCCAATGCTGCCCCCGCTGATAATTTAACCGCTGCCAAGCGCTTAAATAAACTATTAACGAATACTAAAAGTATGACAGCGAGCTTTAGCCAGACAACTAAAGGCGCTAGTAGTGGCTCCTTTACAGGTACAATGAGCGTCCAGCGCCCTAACAATTTCCGCTGGGAGACTAAATCACCTTCACAGCAGCTGATCGTCGCTAATGGCAGCTCAATGTGGATTTATGATAAAGATTTAGAGCAGGCGACCAAACAGGCGGTAGATAGTCAAGTAGGCAATACGCCAGCACTACTCTTATCAGGTGATCCTAGCAAGATAGATAAAAACTTCAAAATCACTCAGCCTTATGATAACAAAAACTACTATGTGCTTTATCCAAAGTCAGATAATGCCAGCTTCAAAAACTTATCGATAAGCTTTAGTGGCGGCAAGCCTGTAATGATGGTATTGAATGACACCTTAGGTCAGACAACTTCTATCAAGTTCAGTGGTATTAAATTGAATCCTAGCATAAGTAGTAGTCAGTTTAAATTTACGCCACCAAAAGGTGTTGACGTCATCAATCAGTAG
- the ndhC gene encoding NADH-quinone oxidoreductase subunit A, with protein sequence MTAFNWSAVAFILAAIGLVIFMLVVPRLLGGRSHGMQKEQVFEAGVVGSGNARIRLSAKFYLVAIFFVIFDLEALYLYAYAVSVRETSWLGFAGASVFIGVLIVGLIYELRLGAINWSPADKLRKKPRLYAAPAGFNLASITKFDGVEELTRDPAGKIPAQSSGQINVSNNIEANRRHLQTIDHINTTGNITSVDFASSNQPS encoded by the coding sequence ATGACTGCCTTTAACTGGTCAGCCGTAGCTTTTATTTTGGCCGCCATCGGTCTCGTTATATTTATGTTAGTCGTACCGCGTCTACTTGGTGGACGCTCTCATGGTATGCAAAAAGAACAAGTATTTGAAGCGGGCGTTGTCGGATCTGGCAACGCCCGTATTCGCTTGTCTGCAAAATTCTATTTGGTTGCGATTTTCTTTGTCATTTTCGACTTAGAAGCGTTATATCTATACGCTTATGCTGTCTCTGTGCGTGAGACAAGCTGGCTTGGATTCGCTGGAGCCTCAGTATTTATTGGTGTATTAATTGTGGGCTTGATATATGAGCTCAGATTAGGGGCAATAAACTGGTCACCTGCTGATAAGCTACGCAAAAAGCCGCGTCTATATGCTGCGCCTGCAGGCTTCAATTTGGCCAGCATTACTAAGTTCGATGGCGTAGAGGAGCTGACGCGGGACCCTGCAGGGAAGATTCCAGCGCAGTCATCAGGGCAAATTAATGTCTCAAACAATATAGAGGCTAATCGTCGTCACTTACAAACTATAGATCATATCAACACTACGGGTAATATTACTTCAGTAGACTTTGCTAGCTCGAATCAGCCCAGCTAA